One Methylobacterium sp. AMS5 genomic region harbors:
- the leuB gene encoding 3-isopropylmalate dehydrogenase, giving the protein MTTYKLLLLPGDGIGPEVMAEVEKVVGWLKRAGLADFETERDLVGGAAIDVHGKPLADETLARADAADAILLGAVGGPKWNGVTYDIRPEAGLLRLRKDLGLFANLRPAICYPALADASALKRELVEGLDIMIVRELTGGVYFGEPKEITTLEDGSKRAVDTQVYTTAEIERIAHVAFDLARKRSGRVASAEKNNVMKTGVLWKEVVTRVHAEHYSEVELEHVLADNCAMQLVRRPKQFDVLVTDNLFGDVLSDVAAMLTGSLGMLPSASLGATDARGTRKALYEPVHGSAPDIAGKGFANPIAMIGSLAMCLRYSFGLGDAADLVEGAITRALAAGARTRDIVGEGQTPISTAEMGDAILRELEAQAG; this is encoded by the coding sequence ATGACCACCTACAAGCTTCTGCTCCTGCCCGGCGACGGCATCGGCCCCGAGGTGATGGCCGAGGTCGAGAAGGTGGTGGGCTGGCTCAAGCGCGCGGGCCTCGCCGATTTCGAGACCGAGCGCGACCTCGTCGGCGGCGCGGCCATCGACGTCCACGGCAAGCCGCTCGCCGACGAGACGCTCGCCCGCGCCGACGCGGCCGACGCGATTCTTCTCGGTGCGGTCGGCGGGCCGAAATGGAACGGCGTGACCTACGACATCCGCCCCGAGGCGGGGCTGCTGCGCCTGCGCAAGGATCTCGGCCTGTTCGCCAACCTGCGCCCGGCGATCTGCTACCCGGCGCTCGCCGACGCCTCCGCCCTCAAGCGCGAGCTGGTCGAGGGCCTCGACATCATGATCGTGCGCGAGCTCACGGGCGGTGTCTATTTCGGCGAGCCGAAGGAGATCACCACGCTCGAGGACGGCTCGAAGCGGGCGGTCGACACGCAGGTCTACACCACCGCCGAGATCGAGCGGATCGCGCATGTGGCCTTCGACCTCGCCCGCAAGCGCTCCGGCCGGGTCGCCTCGGCCGAGAAGAACAACGTGATGAAGACCGGCGTCCTGTGGAAGGAGGTCGTCACGCGGGTTCATGCCGAGCATTACAGCGAGGTCGAGCTGGAGCACGTGCTCGCCGACAACTGCGCCATGCAGCTCGTGCGGCGCCCCAAACAGTTCGACGTGCTCGTGACCGACAACCTGTTCGGCGACGTGCTCTCGGATGTCGCGGCGATGCTGACCGGCTCGCTCGGCATGCTGCCCTCCGCCTCGCTGGGTGCCACCGACGCGCGCGGCACCCGCAAGGCGCTCTACGAGCCGGTCCACGGCTCGGCCCCCGACATCGCCGGCAAGGGTTTTGCGAACCCCATCGCGATGATCGGCTCGCTCGCCATGTGCCTGCGCTACTCCTTCGGCCTCGGCGACGCCGCCGACCTCGTGGAGGGCGCGATCACCCGGGCGCTGGCCGCCGGCGCCCGCACCCGCGACATCGTCGGCGAGGGCCAGACCCCGATCAGCACCGCCGAGATGGGTGACGCGATCCTGCGCGAGCTGGAAGCGCAGGCCGGCTGA
- a CDS encoding thiamine pyrophosphate-binding protein: MTVTTLDSLAERRGADVLVEVLRSEGVRYVFGNPGTTELPLIDALTDAPDIAYVLALQEASAVAMADGYAQAARRPGFLNLHTAGGLGHGMGNLLNAQISGTPLVVTAGQQDSRHVITDPLLFGDLTTIAAPTVKWAREVTHANQLSILLRRAFNDCMAAPSGPVFLSLPMDVMEAMTDAPLGEISTIDHRAVAGSLDRLADRLAAFAPGRLALIAGDEVDASDASEQAVRLADMLAAPVYGASWPAHIPFPTAHPLWMGNLPTKASGIAEILGQYDAVFALGGKSLITVLYTEGSAVPPGTEVFQLSADARDLGRTYATHLSTVGNVGASLDVLLPLLEARVAPRAEAYARRREVAVAAYDARRAALAAKAEAAFADPVIHPLVAAWEIARAVGSDVAIVDEAPATLGHLRTILHSTWTRQYSSIRGGVLGWGMPASVGYSLGLDRAPVVCIVGDGAAMYSPQALWTAAHEGLPVTFVVINNAEYNILKQFMKSQTHYASVRANRFIAMDLTEPRIDFLALATSMGVPSLRIERAGDIAGAVEAGIRSGRPNLVEVVVSAA; this comes from the coding sequence ATGACGGTCACGACACTCGACTCCCTGGCCGAGCGGCGCGGCGCCGACGTGCTGGTGGAGGTGCTGCGCAGCGAGGGGGTGCGGTACGTCTTCGGCAATCCCGGCACGACCGAGCTGCCGCTGATCGATGCGCTGACGGACGCGCCCGACATCGCCTACGTGCTGGCGCTGCAGGAGGCGAGCGCGGTCGCCATGGCCGACGGCTATGCCCAGGCTGCGCGTCGGCCCGGATTCCTCAACCTGCACACGGCGGGCGGCCTCGGCCACGGCATGGGCAACCTGCTCAACGCCCAGATCTCCGGCACGCCGCTGGTGGTGACGGCGGGCCAGCAGGATTCGCGGCACGTCATCACCGATCCGCTGCTGTTCGGCGACCTGACGACGATCGCCGCCCCGACCGTGAAATGGGCGCGGGAGGTCACCCACGCCAACCAGCTCTCGATCCTTCTGCGCCGCGCCTTCAACGACTGCATGGCCGCCCCGTCCGGTCCGGTCTTCCTGTCCCTGCCGATGGACGTGATGGAGGCGATGACCGACGCGCCGCTCGGCGAGATCTCGACCATCGACCACCGCGCCGTGGCCGGTTCCCTCGACCGGCTCGCGGACCGGCTGGCCGCGTTCGCTCCGGGGCGGCTGGCCCTGATCGCCGGCGACGAGGTCGATGCGAGCGATGCTTCGGAGCAGGCGGTGCGGCTCGCCGACATGCTGGCGGCGCCGGTCTATGGCGCCTCCTGGCCGGCCCACATCCCGTTCCCGACAGCCCACCCGCTCTGGATGGGCAACCTGCCGACCAAAGCGAGCGGCATCGCCGAGATCCTCGGACAGTACGATGCCGTGTTCGCGCTCGGCGGCAAGTCCCTGATCACCGTGCTCTACACGGAAGGGTCGGCGGTGCCGCCCGGTACCGAGGTGTTTCAGCTCTCGGCCGATGCGCGCGATCTCGGACGCACCTACGCGACGCATCTGTCGACGGTCGGCAATGTCGGAGCCTCCCTCGACGTGCTGCTGCCGCTGCTGGAGGCGCGGGTGGCGCCGCGGGCGGAGGCCTATGCGCGTCGGCGCGAGGTGGCGGTGGCAGCCTACGACGCCCGGCGTGCCGCCCTGGCGGCCAAGGCGGAGGCGGCCTTCGCCGATCCGGTGATCCATCCCCTCGTCGCCGCCTGGGAGATCGCCCGCGCCGTCGGCTCCGACGTCGCCATCGTCGATGAGGCGCCCGCGACCCTCGGGCATCTGCGCACGATCCTGCACAGCACGTGGACGCGGCAATATTCCTCGATCCGCGGCGGCGTGCTGGGCTGGGGCATGCCGGCTTCGGTCGGCTACTCCCTCGGGCTCGACCGGGCGCCGGTGGTCTGCATCGTCGGGGACGGTGCGGCGATGTACTCGCCCCAGGCGCTCTGGACCGCCGCGCACGAGGGGCTGCCGGTGACCTTCGTGGTGATCAACAACGCCGAGTACAACATCCTGAAGCAGTTCATGAAATCGCAGACGCACTACGCCTCGGTGCGTGCGAACCGCTTCATCGCCATGGACCTCACCGAGCCGCGCATCGACTTCCTGGCGCTCGCCACGTCGATGGGCGTGCCGTCGCTGCGGATCGAGCGGGCCGGGGACATCGCCGGGGCGGTCGAGGCGGGCATCCGTTCGGGTCGGCCGAACCTCGTCGAAGTGGTCGTCAGCGCGGCGTGA